In Chlorocebus sabaeus isolate Y175 chromosome 11, mChlSab1.0.hap1, whole genome shotgun sequence, one DNA window encodes the following:
- the GTSF1 gene encoding gametocyte-specific factor 1, whose amino-acid sequence MEETYTDSLDPEKLLQCPYDKNHQIRACRFPYHLIKCRKNHPDVASKLATCPFNARHQVPRAEISHHISSCDDRSCIEQDVVNQTRSLRQETLAESTWQCPPCDEDWDKDLWEQTSTPFVWGTTHYSDNNSPASNIVTEHKNNLASGMRVPKSLPYVLPWKNNGNAQ is encoded by the exons ATGGAAGAAACTTACA CTGACTCCCTGGATCCTGAGAAGCTATTGCAATGCCCCTATGACAAAAACCATCAAATCAGGGCTTGCAGGTTTCCTTATCATCTTATCAAGTGCAGAAAG AATCATCCTGATGTTGCAAGCAAATTGGCTACTTGTCCCTTCAATGCTCGCCACCAGGTTCCTCGAGCTGAAATTAGTCATCATATCTCAAGCTGTGATGACAGAAGTTGTATTGAGCAAGATGTTG TCAACCAAACCAGGAGCCTTAGACAAGAGACTCTGGCTGAGAGCACTTGGCAGTGCCCTCCTTGTGATGAAGACTGGGATAAAG ATTTGTGGGAACAGACCAGCACCCCATTTGTCTGGGGCACCACTCACTACTCTGACAATAACAG CCCTGCAAGCAACATAGTCACGGAACATAAGAATAACCTGGCTTCAGGCATGCGTGTTCCCAAATCTCTGCCGTATGTTTTGCCATGGAAAAACA